A genomic region of Devosia ginsengisoli contains the following coding sequences:
- a CDS encoding sulfotransferase family protein encodes MDQDRKTQVFLIGAMKAGTTSIASMLGEQRKIYLSSVKEPNFFKTRARTLPFTGPVSSVEQWTNFHWTLDDYDRLFAKTMPGQLWLDASTAYLPSAEAPSMIREYNPDARIIVSLRDPVERAYSAYNYMSAGAGDRARTFEEALASELNGERDTWLSPWRYLHVGKYDIHLANWLAEFPAQQILILDFNDLVRDSAGTIGTICRHLDIGFDPSLVRSERENTTAIGGPVNRWARRFLLNPGPWKVAIKPFLPHHIRHGMKQDALKALQKVGKRPEKMKPETRAMLQAYYRPHIERTYDLLLAAFGLAGTANPANGWLASADAWADGRPG; translated from the coding sequence ATGGACCAGGATCGCAAGACACAGGTGTTTCTCATCGGTGCGATGAAGGCTGGAACCACCAGCATCGCCAGCATGCTGGGGGAGCAGCGGAAAATCTACTTGTCCTCGGTCAAGGAGCCGAACTTCTTCAAGACCCGGGCCAGGACGCTGCCCTTTACCGGCCCCGTCTCCAGTGTCGAGCAATGGACCAATTTCCACTGGACGCTGGACGATTATGACCGGCTCTTCGCCAAGACCATGCCGGGGCAATTATGGCTTGATGCCAGCACTGCCTATCTGCCGAGCGCCGAGGCCCCTTCCATGATTCGTGAATACAATCCGGACGCCCGGATCATCGTCTCGCTGCGCGACCCGGTGGAGCGCGCCTACTCCGCCTATAACTATATGTCGGCGGGAGCCGGGGACCGTGCCAGGACCTTCGAAGAGGCGCTAGCGAGCGAGTTGAACGGCGAGCGGGACACCTGGCTCAGCCCATGGCGCTATTTGCATGTCGGCAAATACGATATTCACTTGGCCAATTGGCTGGCCGAATTCCCCGCCCAACAAATCCTCATACTCGATTTCAACGACCTGGTGCGCGACTCAGCCGGCACGATCGGCACCATATGCAGGCATCTCGATATCGGCTTCGATCCCAGCCTGGTGCGCAGCGAACGAGAAAACACCACGGCGATCGGCGGCCCGGTCAATCGCTGGGCGCGGCGGTTTCTGCTCAATCCCGGCCCGTGGAAAGTGGCTATCAAGCCATTCCTGCCCCACCATATCCGCCATGGCATGAAGCAGGACGCCCTCAAGGCCCTGCAGAAGGTGGGAAAGCGGCCCGAGAAGATGAAACCGGAAACCCGCGCCATGCTGCAGGCCTATTATCGGCCTCATATCGAGCGGACTTACGATCTGCTCCTTGCCGCGTTCGGGCTGGCCGGAACCGCCAACCCCGCCAATGGCTGGCTGGCTTCAGCCGATGCCTGGGCCGACGGGCGACCCGGCTAA
- a CDS encoding O-antigen ligase family protein: protein MKLPAPAPFLLVVLLAITPIQWIRIVESSIGFIGYFHIVAILLIASTILIQELRQSSIRIVRASPHIWVGFGFLMLMTALSLLKPLQMLPASDLARQIFYAASGLASGTVFFGLLRRSRTEILMWSAPATLTIFLTFLAVSLPHVNIFALVGQAVMQANPDIVVFQLFRAAFQSGTFEDGDVRSNLRHGIMAALLLSAMVSLFALPRQRSRLTTAIVVASVIITLLIVTLSMSRSSWLVMGMIGLLFGFAVVIRSAKWMSYVAIGIPILAAILLFLGATTPILALFMARLTSSGSYEGRAEISFFNLDAISEDIFFGAHVIRESGSPWAHNLFIDYWAAAGILGLCAAMLFGGAVILLWFRQGFVLVGRPENRMLHFYCAAFLCFPIARFITAPKGHLFLTQWQATGFALAIVAFLAWKRHTANAPKSPTRPHIPLDRAQPAVAPPQRVDVNRAVSE, encoded by the coding sequence ATGAAACTCCCTGCCCCTGCCCCTTTCCTGCTGGTCGTCCTTTTGGCGATTACTCCGATACAGTGGATAAGAATTGTCGAGAGCTCCATAGGGTTCATTGGTTACTTCCACATCGTCGCCATACTTCTCATTGCATCGACAATTCTCATACAAGAGCTTCGGCAATCCAGCATTCGCATCGTGCGGGCCTCACCCCATATCTGGGTTGGATTCGGCTTTCTGATGCTGATGACGGCATTGTCCTTGCTCAAGCCACTCCAGATGCTCCCGGCCTCAGACCTTGCCCGCCAGATCTTTTATGCGGCGTCCGGTCTGGCCTCGGGCACGGTGTTCTTCGGCTTGCTGCGGCGGAGCCGCACGGAAATACTGATGTGGTCCGCCCCCGCGACGCTCACCATATTCCTTACCTTCCTTGCGGTTAGTCTGCCCCATGTGAACATCTTCGCCCTAGTCGGCCAAGCCGTCATGCAGGCCAATCCCGACATCGTGGTGTTCCAATTGTTCAGGGCAGCCTTCCAAAGCGGCACCTTCGAAGATGGCGATGTCCGCTCGAACCTGCGTCATGGCATAATGGCCGCCCTGCTGCTGTCCGCCATGGTATCGCTATTCGCCCTCCCCAGGCAAAGGAGCAGGCTGACCACGGCAATTGTCGTGGCTAGCGTCATCATCACCTTGCTCATCGTGACCCTGTCGATGAGCCGCTCAAGCTGGCTTGTCATGGGTATGATCGGGCTGCTGTTCGGTTTTGCCGTAGTCATCCGCTCGGCAAAATGGATGTCCTATGTGGCGATCGGCATTCCGATACTGGCGGCCATCCTGCTCTTTCTAGGCGCCACGACGCCAATTCTGGCGCTGTTTATGGCGCGTCTGACCAGCAGCGGCTCTTATGAAGGCCGGGCCGAGATTTCTTTCTTCAACCTCGACGCAATCTCGGAAGATATTTTTTTCGGTGCTCACGTCATTCGTGAATCCGGGTCGCCCTGGGCACACAACCTGTTCATAGACTATTGGGCGGCCGCTGGCATATTGGGCCTCTGCGCTGCCATGCTCTTCGGCGGCGCGGTCATCCTGCTCTGGTTCAGGCAGGGCTTCGTGCTGGTCGGGCGGCCGGAAAACCGGATGCTTCATTTCTATTGCGCCGCATTCCTGTGCTTCCCGATCGCCCGTTTCATAACTGCGCCCAAGGGGCACCTGTTTCTCACCCAGTGGCAGGCGACCGGCTTCGCCCTGGCCATCGTGGCTTTTCTCGCCTGGAAGCGCCACACGGCCAATGCTCCCAAATCCCCGACCAGACCCCACATCCCGCTAGACCGGGCGCAACCGGCAGTCGCGCCGCCGCAACGCGTGGACGTCAATCGCGCAGTAAGCGAGTAA
- a CDS encoding NAD-dependent epimerase/dehydratase family protein, with amino-acid sequence MVKTALVCGGGGFIGSHLVRRLKREGFWVRGVDLKFPEYGDTEADDFVVGDLRRQEVCERIIDRRFDEVYQLAADMGGAGYIFTGEHDADIMHNSATINLNVADLAHKRNIRRVFYSSSACMYPAYNQEDPDNPNCAESSAYPAAPDSEYGWEKLFSERLFLAYNRNFGMENRVARFHNIFGPQGTWDGGKEKAPAAICRKVALAKDNSEIEIWGDGLQTRSFLYIDECLEGVLRLTRSDFEGPVNIGSDEMVSINQLVDIVAAIAGKKLHKNHIPGPQGVRGRNSDNRLIEEKLGWRPSQTLTAGLEQTYEWIERQVRSNHSKAA; translated from the coding sequence ATGGTCAAGACTGCACTGGTCTGCGGCGGCGGCGGCTTCATTGGCTCTCATCTCGTTCGCCGGCTCAAGCGCGAAGGCTTCTGGGTCCGCGGCGTCGACCTGAAATTCCCCGAATATGGCGATACCGAAGCCGATGATTTCGTGGTGGGCGACCTGCGCCGCCAGGAGGTCTGCGAGCGCATCATCGATCGCCGCTTCGACGAGGTCTACCAGCTCGCCGCCGATATGGGTGGCGCCGGCTATATCTTCACCGGCGAGCACGATGCCGACATCATGCACAACTCCGCCACCATCAACCTGAACGTCGCCGACCTCGCCCACAAGCGCAACATCCGGCGCGTCTTCTACTCCTCCTCCGCCTGCATGTATCCCGCCTACAATCAGGAAGATCCCGACAATCCCAACTGCGCCGAATCCTCGGCCTATCCCGCCGCGCCCGACAGCGAATACGGCTGGGAGAAACTGTTCTCCGAACGCCTCTTCCTCGCCTATAACCGCAATTTCGGCATGGAAAACCGCGTCGCCCGCTTCCACAACATCTTTGGCCCCCAGGGCACCTGGGATGGCGGCAAGGAAAAGGCGCCCGCCGCCATCTGTCGCAAGGTCGCGCTGGCCAAGGACAATAGCGAGATCGAAATCTGGGGCGATGGCCTGCAGACCCGCTCCTTCCTCTATATCGACGAATGCCTAGAAGGCGTCCTCCGCCTCACCCGCTCGGACTTCGAAGGCCCGGTCAATATCGGCTCCGACGAAATGGTCTCGATCAACCAGTTGGTCGATATCGTGGCCGCCATTGCCGGCAAGAAGCTCCACAAGAACCACATTCCCGGCCCGCAAGGCGTGCGCGGCCGCAACTCCGACAATCGCCTGATCGAGGAAAAGCTCGGCTGGCGCCCCTCGCAAACCCTGACAGCGGGCCTGGAACAGACCTATGAATGGATCGAGCGGCAGGTGCGCAGCAACCATTCGAAGGCGGCATGA
- a CDS encoding sulfotransferase family protein: MTSYTVPDFLIVGSMKAGTTTLYRDLVQHPDIFLPQEKEPETLVRFGEDDRAILEDYRSLMRPAATGQICGEASTAYTKRPDHEGVAERALRICGAKLKIIYLTREPISRIVSQYRHELALGLVQEPLNQAVLANGRYVAYSRYDWQLAPWLAALGPDNVLVLRFEDYVARRAETVGRICQFLGVSAPAGDFDRAFNTSEGKMVPRGLWKAVVASRFYQRQIKPLVPVGMRERMAGRVLTPVQQQVGELEPQTRERLAEALRSAAE, from the coding sequence ATGACAAGTTATACCGTTCCCGATTTTCTGATCGTTGGCTCGATGAAAGCGGGTACGACCACCCTATATCGCGATTTAGTGCAGCATCCCGATATTTTTCTGCCCCAGGAGAAAGAGCCCGAGACGCTGGTGCGCTTTGGCGAGGACGATCGGGCTATTCTCGAGGACTATCGGTCGTTAATGCGGCCGGCCGCCACCGGGCAGATATGCGGCGAGGCATCGACGGCCTATACCAAGCGGCCCGATCACGAGGGCGTGGCGGAACGGGCGCTGCGCATCTGCGGGGCGAAGCTGAAGATCATCTATCTGACGCGGGAGCCGATCAGCCGGATCGTCAGCCAGTACCGGCATGAACTGGCGCTGGGGCTGGTGCAGGAGCCGTTGAACCAGGCCGTGCTGGCCAATGGGCGATATGTGGCCTACAGCCGCTATGACTGGCAGCTGGCGCCGTGGCTGGCGGCGCTCGGGCCGGACAATGTGCTAGTGCTGCGCTTCGAGGACTATGTGGCGCGCCGGGCCGAAACGGTCGGCCGAATTTGCCAATTCCTGGGGGTATCGGCGCCAGCCGGCGATTTCGACCGCGCCTTCAACACCAGCGAAGGCAAGATGGTCCCCAGGGGCTTATGGAAGGCCGTGGTGGCGTCGCGCTTCTATCAGCGCCAGATCAAGCCGCTGGTGCCGGTGGGGATGCGGGAACGAATGGCCGGCAGGGTCTTGACGCCGGTCCAGCAACAGGTGGGCGAGCTCGAGCCGCAGACGCGCGAGAGGCTGGCCGAAGCCCTGCGGTCCGCTGCCGAGTGA
- a CDS encoding flippase has translation MFRSRLAHIFAGTLLAGLVSRLLVLVMTIIMARQLSPDGYGVFTFATGTAMLIAQLAGMGWPALMSRLIPVFRIQQNWSALRALIRWGDAVVLMGSVAAFLIVLAAIFTPGFDQSLQAGLVLTLILIFPASLMVSRRAQLAGARRPAIGIIFAEALPAAAVILVALIGGLASALPAVATFGLAATVSAVLSTYVFRLAVPRETWQARPQGEPRAWMARALPLLLGNSSQQVMHRMDVVMLGPLSSLLEVGYFGAAFRLTYLMTFPQVVLMQVMTPLLSESIAARDEPAMWRHFRMAVIFSLVTVTPVSLLLGVCSEPIVTLIFGHDFLPSAAPLKVLAISQAFAALTIPCAGLLIAAGRGAIFGLINLVAVLANIGLNFVLIPPLGIMGAALASMGAVTLMFVWQASTIWHNKKSIMAGATLYAAAAVAKNTSATP, from the coding sequence TTGTTCCGTAGCCGACTTGCGCATATCTTTGCAGGGACGCTGCTGGCGGGTCTGGTGTCGCGCCTGCTGGTGTTGGTCATGACCATCATCATGGCGCGCCAGCTCTCGCCCGACGGCTATGGAGTCTTCACCTTCGCCACCGGTACAGCCATGCTGATCGCCCAGTTGGCTGGCATGGGCTGGCCCGCGCTCATGTCCCGCCTCATTCCGGTATTTCGTATCCAGCAGAACTGGTCGGCCCTGCGGGCTCTGATCCGTTGGGGCGATGCCGTGGTGCTGATGGGGTCGGTGGCTGCATTCCTCATCGTCCTGGCCGCGATTTTCACGCCGGGCTTCGATCAGTCGCTGCAAGCCGGGCTCGTCCTGACTCTTATTCTGATCTTTCCGGCGTCTCTCATGGTATCGCGCCGTGCCCAGCTTGCAGGCGCCCGCCGGCCGGCCATCGGCATAATCTTCGCCGAAGCCCTGCCCGCGGCTGCCGTTATCCTCGTCGCACTGATCGGCGGCCTTGCCAGCGCCCTGCCCGCCGTGGCCACCTTCGGCCTCGCGGCCACGGTAAGCGCGGTCCTGTCCACCTATGTCTTCCGCCTGGCCGTGCCGCGCGAAACCTGGCAGGCCAGGCCGCAAGGTGAACCACGTGCCTGGATGGCGCGGGCCCTGCCCCTGCTGCTAGGCAATTCGTCCCAGCAGGTCATGCATCGTATGGATGTCGTGATGCTCGGGCCACTCAGCTCGCTTCTGGAAGTCGGCTATTTCGGCGCGGCCTTTCGCCTGACCTATCTGATGACCTTCCCGCAGGTGGTGCTGATGCAGGTCATGACGCCACTGCTGTCGGAGAGCATTGCGGCGAGGGACGAGCCCGCCATGTGGCGCCATTTCCGCATGGCCGTCATTTTTTCGCTGGTCACCGTCACTCCCGTCAGCCTTCTCCTCGGCGTGTGCAGTGAACCGATCGTCACACTGATCTTCGGTCATGATTTTCTGCCCTCGGCCGCGCCGCTGAAGGTGCTGGCCATCAGCCAGGCTTTCGCCGCGCTCACCATTCCTTGCGCCGGCCTGCTGATCGCCGCCGGCCGCGGCGCCATTTTCGGGCTGATCAATCTCGTGGCCGTTCTGGCCAATATCGGCCTCAATTTCGTCCTTATCCCACCTCTGGGCATCATGGGCGCCGCTCTGGCCAGCATGGGCGCCGTCACGCTCATGTTCGTCTGGCAGGCATCCACTATCTGGCATAACAAAAAATCCATCATGGCCGGCGCAACCCTTTACGCCGCTGCGGCTGTCGCCAAAAATACCTCCGCAACCCCGTAG